In Silene latifolia isolate original U9 population chromosome X, ASM4854445v1, whole genome shotgun sequence, the following proteins share a genomic window:
- the LOC141619085 gene encoding uncharacterized protein LOC141619085, with protein sequence MRNGFLIQKAKAKWLEQGDNNTAYFHGVIKQRCNQNKVIQIDDQYGHTCNDSEGIQNAFLDYYQVLLGSSTPTERVRDQVINTGKCCTLAHIDILNAPVTNQEIKQTFFAIPIDKSLGPDGFTSGFFKDSWQAPSPRCLFKIDLQKAYDTVEWGFVAQLFQKMGFPETFTQRVMTYVQTTSFSLGLIGSSFGYFRGKHGLRQGDPISPLIFTGNAQSIMLLIKAFSSFSKASGLKMNNTKSKVYFNGVAQELKTDIQQVTCFIEGSMPFRYRGVPIQAGKLTKTDCNILTEKMVNRITSLGAKKLSYAGRIVLINSVLNTLYSYWAGIFLIPKAVIKRIEAICRNFLWDRSSNYHRVPLNAWHKVTLPKEEGDWIYGKANRLWVRWINHIYLKNGSWHDYSPPADAAWAWKSICKVKEKMKLAYVHDQWSPDSDGYSVKQGYDWLRHRQNKQDWYTVVWNKSNVAKHVVITWLAINNGLNVREKLFRISYTQESNCCNCECAAETTEHLFFKCDYSKKLGVMLPELVFVSMGVVQGKTSDVLVAMDKKLEEFMVAINAKMEAQTQMLMDVVSRFGMAK encoded by the exons ATGAGAAATGGTTTCCTTATCCAGAAAGCTAAGGCAAAATGGCTTGAGCAAGGGGATAACAATACTGCTTATTTCCATGGAGTTATCAAGCAAAGATGTAATCAGAACAAGGTGATACAAATTGATGATCAATATGGGCATACCTGCAATGACAGTGAAGGAATTCAAAATGCCTTCCTGGATTATTATCAGGTGCTGCTAGGCAGTAGTACACCTACTGAGAGGGTAAGAGATCAAGTTATCAACACAGGTAAATGCTGCACTCTAGCTCATATTGATATTTTAAATGCACCTGTTACTAACCAGGAGATTAAACAGACTTTCTTTGCCATTCCCATTGATAAATCTCTTGGACCTGATGGGTTCACTAGTGGATTTTTTAAAGATAGCTG GCAGGCTCCTTCCCCTAGATGTCTATTTAAAATTGACCTTCAAAAAGCGTATGATACTGTTGAATGGGGCTTTGTTGCTCAGCTATTTCAAAAGATGGGTTTCCCTGAGACTTTCACTCAGAGGGTGATGACTTATGTTCAGACAACATCTTTCTCTTTAGGTCTCATTGGTAGTAGCTTTGGGTACTTCAGAGGAAAACATGGTCTTAGGCAGGGAGACCCTATATCCCCTCTAATCTTTACA GGCAATGCTCAATCTATTATGTTGTTGATCAAAGCTTTCTCTTCATTTTCAAAAGCTTCTGGCTTGAAGATGAACAATACAAAATCAAAGGTCTATTTTAATGGGGTTGCACAAGAATTGAAGACTGATATACAACAAGTCACTTGTTTTATAGAGGGCAGCATGCCTTTTAGGTACCGAGGGGTACCTATTCAAGCAGGGAAATTAACCAAAACAGATTGCAATATCTTGACTGAAAAGATGGTTAATAGGATCACGAGTCTAGGAGCCAAGAAACTGTCCTATGCTGGCAGGATAGTCCTCATCAACTCTGTGTTGAATACTCTTTACTCATACTGGGCAGGCATTTTCCTTATTCCTAAAGCAGTGATCAAAAGGATTGAAGCAATTTGTAGAAATTTCTTATGGGATAGAAGTTCTAATTATCACAGGGTCCCTCTAAATGCGTGGCATAAAGTCACTCTACCAAAAGAGGAAGGAG ATTGGATATATGGCAAGGCTAATAGACTCTGGGTGAGGTGGATAAATCATATATACCTGAAGAATGGCAGCTGGCATGATTACAGTCCACCTGCAGATGCTGCTTGGGCATGGAAATCTATATGTAAAGTAAAGGAAAAGATGAAATTGGCCTATGTGCATGATCAATGGTCTCCTGACTCAGACGGATACTCTGTCAAACAAGGATATGACTGGCTCAGGCATAGGCAAAACAAGCAAGACTGGTATACAGTGGTATGGAATAAGTCGAATGTTGCCAAGCATGTTGTTATCACTTGGCTTGCTATAAATAATGGGCTCAATGTCAGGGAGAAGCTTTTCAGAATTAGTTATACACAAGAAAGCAACTGCTGCAATTGTGAATGTGCAGCTGAAACAACGGAGCATCTATTCTTCAAATGTGATTACAGTAAAAAG CTTGGTGTGATGTTACCGGAGTTGGTATTCGTTTCTATGGGGGTTGTTCAAGGAAAGACGTCGGATGTTTTGGTAGCAATGGATAAGAAATTGGAGGAGTTTATGGTTGCTATTAATGCAAAAATGGAAGCTCAAACACAAATGTTGATGGATGTTGTGTCTCGGTTTGGGATGGCAAAATAG